The Oryzias melastigma strain HK-1 linkage group LG13, ASM292280v2, whole genome shotgun sequence genome window below encodes:
- the porb gene encoding P450 (cytochrome) oxidoreductase b isoform X1, translating to MEPETHTEPIGDEEPLFSNLDLFLFSLIIGLVVYYFMSRKKPEPIPDFKKLDTPPVSQRETSFIEKMKKTGKNIIVFYGSQTGTAEEFANRLSKDAQRYGMKGMAADPEEYSMGELARMSEIENSLAIFCMATYGEGDPTDNAQDFYDWLQENDDEDLSGLNYTVFALGNKTYEHYNAMGKYVDKRLEELGAKRIFDLGLGDDDSNLEEDFVSWREQFWPAVCEHFGVEASGDELSIRQYELKVHNDLNMNKVFTGEIGRLKSFEVQKPPFDAKNPFLAPVTVNRRLNKAGDRHLMHLELDITGSKIRYESGDHVAVFPTNDSALVNRLGEILGVDLDVVISLNNLDEESNKKHPFPCPTTYRTALTHYLDITNPPRTNVLYELAQYASDPKDQENMRKMASSSPEGKALYQTWVLDSCRNILAILEDMPSLKPPVDHLCELLPRLQARYYSIASSSKVHPNSIHICAVVVEYSTKTGRVNKGVATNWLKNKLVNGHKSTVPMFIRKSQFRLPFKATNPVIMIGPGTGIAPFMGFVQERGWLKEQGKEVGETVLYFGCRHKNEDFIYQEELEEAEKSGVLTQLNVAFSRDQDHKVYVQHLLKKNKEHVWKLIHTDNAHLYVCGDARNMAKDVQTALYEIAEEMEGMTRTQATDYIKKLMTKGRYSQDVWS from the exons ATGGAGCCAGAGACCCACACCGAGCCCATCGGGGATGAAGAGCCACTCTTCAGCAATCTAGAcctcttcctcttttctctgaTCATCGGCCTCGTCGTTTATTATTTCATGTCCCGAAAGAAGCCTGAGCCCATCCCAGACTTCAAAAAGCTCGACACACC GCCAGTTTCACAACGAGAGACGAGTTTCAttgagaagatgaagaaaact GGGAAGAACATCATCGTGTTCTACGGCTCTCAGACGGGCACAGCAGAGGAATTTGCCAACAGGCTGTCCAAAGATGCTCAGCGCTATGGCATGAAAGGAATGGCTGCAGATCCGGAGGAGTACAGCATG ggGGAACTGGCTCGTATGTCTGAGATCGAGAACTCGCTGGCTATTTTTTGTATGGCCACTTATGGTGAGGGCGACCCCACGGATAACGCTCAAGACTTCTACGACTGGCTGCAGGAGAACGACGATGAAGATCTCTCTGGGCTGAACTACACT GTGTTTGCTCTGGGTAATAAAACGTATGAACACTACAACGCGATGGGGAAATATGTGGACAAAAGGCTCGAGGAGCTCGGAGCCAAACGCATCTTTGATCTCGGTTTGGGAGACGACGACAGCAA CCTGGAGGAGGATTTTGTGTCGTGGAGGGAGCAGTTCTGGCCGGCCGTCTGCGAGCACTTTGGAGTGGAGGCTTCAGGAGATGAACTCAG TATTCGGCAGTATGAGCTGAAGGTCCACAACGATCTCAACATGAACAAAGTGTTTACCGGAGAAATCGGCCGCCTGAAGAGTTTTGAGGTCCAAAAGCC GCCTTTTGATGCCAAAAACCCCTTCTTGGCTCCCGTCACTGTCAACCGCAGACTCAACAAAGCAGGGGACCGGCATCTTATGCACCTGGAGCTCGACATCACAGGCTCCAAGATCAG GTACGAGTCAGGAGACCATGTTGCTGTTTTCCCCACAAATGACTCTGCACTGGTGAACAGACTGGGAGAGATCCTTGGTGTGGACCTTGACGTGGTTATCTCTCTGAACAACCTTGATG AGGAGTCAAACAAAAAGCATCCTTTCCCCTGTCCCACCACCTACCGCACTGCTCTCACGCACTACTTGGACATCACAAACCCTCCCCGCACAAACGTCCTGTATGAGCTGGCGCAGTACGCCTCCGACCCCAAAGACCAGGAAAACATGCGCAAGATGGCCTCCTCCTCCCCCGAGGGCAAG GCTCTTTACCAGACGTGGGTGTTGGACTCCTGCAGGAACATCCTGGCCATCCTGGAGGACATGCCTTCTTTAAAGCCTCCTGTCGACCATCTGTGTGAGCTGCTGCCTCGCCTCCAGGCTCGCTACTATTCTATCGCTTCTTCTTCTAAA GTTCACCCCAACAGCATCCACATCTGCGCCGTGGTGGTGGAGTACTCCACCAAAACGGGCCGGGTCAACAAAGGAGTGGCGACGAACTGgctgaaaaacaaactggttAACGGCCACAAGTCGACCGTTCCCATGTTCATCCGCAAGTCTCAGTTCCGCCTGCCTTTCAAAGCCACGAACCCTGTGATCATGATCGGCCCGGGAACGGGAATCGCTCCTTTCATGGGCTTCGTGCAGGAGAGGGGCTGGCTCAAAGAGCAAG GTAAAGAGGTCGGTGAGACGGTGTTGTATTTCGGCTGCAGACACAAGAACGAGGACTTCATTTaccaggaggagctggaggaagcggAAAAGAGCGGAGTTTTAACCCAGCTTAATGTCGCCTTCTCCAGGGATCAGGATCACAAG GTTTACGTGCAGCATCTCctgaagaaaaataaggaaCACGTTTGGAAACTGATTCACACGGACAACGCTCATCTCTACGTCTGCGG GGATGCGAGAAACATGGCTAAAGACGTGCAGACGGCTTTGTACGAGATCGCAGAGGAGATGGAGGGCATGACACGCACCCAGGCCACAGACTATATCAAGAAACTGATGACCAAGGGACGCTACTCTCAAGATGTGTGGAGTTAA
- the porb gene encoding P450 (cytochrome) oxidoreductase b isoform X2 — MGCVFSLPEDRRDAAERPVSQRETSFIEKMKKTGKNIIVFYGSQTGTAEEFANRLSKDAQRYGMKGMAADPEEYSMGELARMSEIENSLAIFCMATYGEGDPTDNAQDFYDWLQENDDEDLSGLNYTVFALGNKTYEHYNAMGKYVDKRLEELGAKRIFDLGLGDDDSNLEEDFVSWREQFWPAVCEHFGVEASGDELSIRQYELKVHNDLNMNKVFTGEIGRLKSFEVQKPPFDAKNPFLAPVTVNRRLNKAGDRHLMHLELDITGSKIRYESGDHVAVFPTNDSALVNRLGEILGVDLDVVISLNNLDEESNKKHPFPCPTTYRTALTHYLDITNPPRTNVLYELAQYASDPKDQENMRKMASSSPEGKALYQTWVLDSCRNILAILEDMPSLKPPVDHLCELLPRLQARYYSIASSSKVHPNSIHICAVVVEYSTKTGRVNKGVATNWLKNKLVNGHKSTVPMFIRKSQFRLPFKATNPVIMIGPGTGIAPFMGFVQERGWLKEQGKEVGETVLYFGCRHKNEDFIYQEELEEAEKSGVLTQLNVAFSRDQDHKVYVQHLLKKNKEHVWKLIHTDNAHLYVCGDARNMAKDVQTALYEIAEEMEGMTRTQATDYIKKLMTKGRYSQDVWS; from the exons ATGGGCTGTGTCTTCTCACTGCCAGAGGACAGAAGAGATGCTGCCGAGAG GCCAGTTTCACAACGAGAGACGAGTTTCAttgagaagatgaagaaaact GGGAAGAACATCATCGTGTTCTACGGCTCTCAGACGGGCACAGCAGAGGAATTTGCCAACAGGCTGTCCAAAGATGCTCAGCGCTATGGCATGAAAGGAATGGCTGCAGATCCGGAGGAGTACAGCATG ggGGAACTGGCTCGTATGTCTGAGATCGAGAACTCGCTGGCTATTTTTTGTATGGCCACTTATGGTGAGGGCGACCCCACGGATAACGCTCAAGACTTCTACGACTGGCTGCAGGAGAACGACGATGAAGATCTCTCTGGGCTGAACTACACT GTGTTTGCTCTGGGTAATAAAACGTATGAACACTACAACGCGATGGGGAAATATGTGGACAAAAGGCTCGAGGAGCTCGGAGCCAAACGCATCTTTGATCTCGGTTTGGGAGACGACGACAGCAA CCTGGAGGAGGATTTTGTGTCGTGGAGGGAGCAGTTCTGGCCGGCCGTCTGCGAGCACTTTGGAGTGGAGGCTTCAGGAGATGAACTCAG TATTCGGCAGTATGAGCTGAAGGTCCACAACGATCTCAACATGAACAAAGTGTTTACCGGAGAAATCGGCCGCCTGAAGAGTTTTGAGGTCCAAAAGCC GCCTTTTGATGCCAAAAACCCCTTCTTGGCTCCCGTCACTGTCAACCGCAGACTCAACAAAGCAGGGGACCGGCATCTTATGCACCTGGAGCTCGACATCACAGGCTCCAAGATCAG GTACGAGTCAGGAGACCATGTTGCTGTTTTCCCCACAAATGACTCTGCACTGGTGAACAGACTGGGAGAGATCCTTGGTGTGGACCTTGACGTGGTTATCTCTCTGAACAACCTTGATG AGGAGTCAAACAAAAAGCATCCTTTCCCCTGTCCCACCACCTACCGCACTGCTCTCACGCACTACTTGGACATCACAAACCCTCCCCGCACAAACGTCCTGTATGAGCTGGCGCAGTACGCCTCCGACCCCAAAGACCAGGAAAACATGCGCAAGATGGCCTCCTCCTCCCCCGAGGGCAAG GCTCTTTACCAGACGTGGGTGTTGGACTCCTGCAGGAACATCCTGGCCATCCTGGAGGACATGCCTTCTTTAAAGCCTCCTGTCGACCATCTGTGTGAGCTGCTGCCTCGCCTCCAGGCTCGCTACTATTCTATCGCTTCTTCTTCTAAA GTTCACCCCAACAGCATCCACATCTGCGCCGTGGTGGTGGAGTACTCCACCAAAACGGGCCGGGTCAACAAAGGAGTGGCGACGAACTGgctgaaaaacaaactggttAACGGCCACAAGTCGACCGTTCCCATGTTCATCCGCAAGTCTCAGTTCCGCCTGCCTTTCAAAGCCACGAACCCTGTGATCATGATCGGCCCGGGAACGGGAATCGCTCCTTTCATGGGCTTCGTGCAGGAGAGGGGCTGGCTCAAAGAGCAAG GTAAAGAGGTCGGTGAGACGGTGTTGTATTTCGGCTGCAGACACAAGAACGAGGACTTCATTTaccaggaggagctggaggaagcggAAAAGAGCGGAGTTTTAACCCAGCTTAATGTCGCCTTCTCCAGGGATCAGGATCACAAG GTTTACGTGCAGCATCTCctgaagaaaaataaggaaCACGTTTGGAAACTGATTCACACGGACAACGCTCATCTCTACGTCTGCGG GGATGCGAGAAACATGGCTAAAGACGTGCAGACGGCTTTGTACGAGATCGCAGAGGAGATGGAGGGCATGACACGCACCCAGGCCACAGACTATATCAAGAAACTGATGACCAAGGGACGCTACTCTCAAGATGTGTGGAGTTAA
- the LOC112149592 gene encoding ion channel TACAN isoform X1, with the protein MSQDLADVVNEWTGLEEEYQHLQDTHKRYLQKLDEISKLQNNCSSSIARQRKKLKELSRQIKKKKLSQEDANTLAEIKDKLKTRQNVFTEMEAFLPKKNGLYLSLVLGNVNVTLLSKQSKFAYKDEYEKFKLYLTVILLLLSFICYGFVSYRFLDAILNFLLVWFYCTLTIRESILITNGSRIKGWWVFHHYISAFLSGVMLTWPDGNLYKMFRGQFLAYCLYQMSAVLLSEWMSVQTTNPWRKTQHGSDRRGFPVLDVEGTDVSFALPVFRSFLAAFQWPVSVQDGSTPRLQRMAGPGLWALLPYSLHGEFLHHSCCRSSKIQEEKSEIKESVMKNDHLCSCSNSFQRK; encoded by the exons ATGTCTCAAGATTTAGCAGACGTTGTGAATGAGTGGACAGGTCTGGAGGAAGAGTATCAGCACCTTCAG GACACACATAAGAGATATTTGCAAAAACTGGATGAAATCtccaaacttcaaaacaactGTTCTTCATCTATTGCCCGTCAGCGTAAAAAACTCAAGGAGTTGTCTCGCCAAATAAAAAA GAAAAAGCTTTCACAAGAAGATGCAAACACATTGGCTGAAATCAAAGACAAACTCAAGACCagacaaaatgttttcactgaAATGGAGGCATTTCTTCCCAAGAAAAATGG ATTGTACCTTAGTTTGGTTCTTGGAAACGTCAACGTGACTCTTTTGAGCAAACAGTCAAA GTTTGCCTACAAAGATGAATATGAGAAGTTTAAGCTGTACCTTACTgtcatcctgctgctgctctccttTATATGCTATGGTTTTGTGAGCTACAG ATTTCTTGATGCAATCCTCAATTTCCTGCTGGTTTGGTTCTATTGTACATTAACCATCAGGGAAAGTATCCTCATTACAAATGGCTCCAG GATCAAAGGATGGTGGGTTTTCCATCATTACATCTCTGCCTTTTTGTCTGGTGTAATGCTAACATG GCCCGATGGGAACCTCTACAAGATGTTCAGAGGCCAGTTTCTAGCCTACTGCTTGTATCAAA TGTCTGCAGTATTATTATCAGAGTGGATGTCTGTACAGACTACGAACCCTTGGAGAAAGACACAACATGGATCTGACCGTAG AGGGTTTCCAGTCTTGGATGTGGAAGGGACTGACGTTTCTTTTGCCCTTCCTGTTTTTCGGTCAT TTTTGGCAGCTTTTCAATGGCCTGTGTCTGTTCAGGATGGCTCGACTCCCAGACTGCAAAGAATGGCAG GTCCTGGTCTGTGGGCTCTGCTTCCTTATTCTCTTCATGGGGAATTTCTTCACCACTCTTGCTGTCGTTCGTCAAAAATCCAAGAAGAGAAATCAGAAATCAAAGAGTCTGTGATGAAAAATGATCATCtatgttcttgtagcaattCATTTCAAAGGAAGTAG
- the LOC112149592 gene encoding ion channel TACAN isoform X2 gives MSQDLADVVNEWTGLEEEYQHLQDTHKRYLQKLDEISKLQNNCSSSIARQRKKLKELSRQIKKKKLSQEDANTLAEIKDKLKTRQNVFTEMEAFLPKKNGLYLSLVLGNVNVTLLSKQSKFAYKDEYEKFKLYLTVILLLLSFICYGFVSYRFLDAILNFLLVWFYCTLTIRESILITNGSRIKGWWVFHHYISAFLSGVMLTWPDGNLYKMFRGQFLAYCLYQSFVQCLQYYYQSGCLYRLRTLGERHNMDLTVEGFQSWMWKGLTFLLPFLFFGHFWQLFNGLCLFRMARLPDCKEWQVLVCGLCFLILFMGNFFTTLAVVRQKSKKRNQKSKSL, from the exons ATGTCTCAAGATTTAGCAGACGTTGTGAATGAGTGGACAGGTCTGGAGGAAGAGTATCAGCACCTTCAG GACACACATAAGAGATATTTGCAAAAACTGGATGAAATCtccaaacttcaaaacaactGTTCTTCATCTATTGCCCGTCAGCGTAAAAAACTCAAGGAGTTGTCTCGCCAAATAAAAAA GAAAAAGCTTTCACAAGAAGATGCAAACACATTGGCTGAAATCAAAGACAAACTCAAGACCagacaaaatgttttcactgaAATGGAGGCATTTCTTCCCAAGAAAAATGG ATTGTACCTTAGTTTGGTTCTTGGAAACGTCAACGTGACTCTTTTGAGCAAACAGTCAAA GTTTGCCTACAAAGATGAATATGAGAAGTTTAAGCTGTACCTTACTgtcatcctgctgctgctctccttTATATGCTATGGTTTTGTGAGCTACAG ATTTCTTGATGCAATCCTCAATTTCCTGCTGGTTTGGTTCTATTGTACATTAACCATCAGGGAAAGTATCCTCATTACAAATGGCTCCAG GATCAAAGGATGGTGGGTTTTCCATCATTACATCTCTGCCTTTTTGTCTGGTGTAATGCTAACATG GCCCGATGGGAACCTCTACAAGATGTTCAGAGGCCAGTTTCTAGCCTACTGCTTGTATCAAA GTTTTGTTCAGTGTCTGCAGTATTATTATCAGAGTGGATGTCTGTACAGACTACGAACCCTTGGAGAAAGACACAACATGGATCTGACCGTAG AGGGTTTCCAGTCTTGGATGTGGAAGGGACTGACGTTTCTTTTGCCCTTCCTGTTTTTCGGTCAT TTTTGGCAGCTTTTCAATGGCCTGTGTCTGTTCAGGATGGCTCGACTCCCAGACTGCAAAGAATGGCAG GTCCTGGTCTGTGGGCTCTGCTTCCTTATTCTCTTCATGGGGAATTTCTTCACCACTCTTGCTGTCGTTCGTCAAAAATCCAAGAAGAGAAATCAGAAATCAAAGAGTCTGTGA
- the gdpd1 gene encoding lysophospholipase D GDPD1 yields the protein MCAAVYVLSTVTGYVLTSALLLKCPTLLHRKKRETFLCKHISHRGGAGENLENTMAAFRHAVNVGTDMLELDCHLTRDEQVVVSHDANLRRVCGVNAEIANMAYAELPPYLCKLGVTFQKECICEGGEDKRIPLLRDVFDAFPNTPVNVDIKVNNDKLIKKVSELIVKYDRQHLTVWGNSSNQVVKKCYKENPQIPVLFSFPRVLQLLALFYSGLLPFVPIKEQFLEIPMPSIITKLKDPNGLTRTQRFTIWLADTLLMRKALFQHLTARGIQVYIWVLNDEEDFQRAFDLGATGVMTDFPTRLKDFMDRNGISRLQ from the exons ATGTGTGCTGCCGTGTATGTCCTGTCAACAGTAACGGGCTACGTCCTCACCTCTGCCCTGCTGCTAAAATGTCCAACACTTTTACACCGAAAGAAGCGAGAGACGTTCCTCTGCAAGCACATTTCCCACCGTGGAG GAGCAGGAGAAAACCTAGAAAACACCATGGCAGCTTTCAGACA TGCTGTGAACGTTGGCACAGACATGTTGGAGTTGGACTGTCACCTGACAAGAGACGAGCAGGTTGTGGTTTCCCATGATGCCAATTTACGGAGGGTCTGTGGCGTCAACGCTGAAATCGCCAACATGGCCTACGCT GAACTTCCTCCGTACCTCTGCAAGCTGggtgtaacttttcaaaagg AGTGTATCTGCGAGGGCGGGGAGGACAAACGCATCCCTCTCCTCAGGGACGTTTTTGATGCTTTCCCCAACACTCCCGTCAACGTTGACATCAAGGTCAACAACGACAAACTAATTAAGAAg GTTTCTGAACTCATCGTTAAATACGACCGGCAGCATCTGACTGTCTGGGGAAACTCCAGCAACCAGGTAGTCAAAAAGTGTTACAAAGAG AACCCTCAGATTCCAGTGTTGTTCAGCTTTCCCAGagtgctgcagctgctggccCTCTTCTACTCTGGCCTGCTGCCCTTTGTTCCCATCAAGGAGCAGTTTCTGGAGATCCCCATGCCATCCATCATTACTAA GTTAAAGGATCCAAACGGTTTAACTAGAACTCAGCGATTTACCATCTGGTTAGCCGACAC tttGCTGATGAGGAAAGCTCTTTTTCAGCATTTAACCGCCCGGGGAATACAG GTGTACATTTGGGTGCTGAACGATGAAGAGGACTTCCAGAGGGCCTTCGATTTGGGCGCCACGGGAGTTATGACAGATTTTCCTACCAGGCTGAAAGACTTCATGGACAGGAATGGCATTTCCAGGCTCCAGTGA